From the genome of Diabrotica virgifera virgifera chromosome 8, PGI_DIABVI_V3a:
ccctaaaatatttttttatttttttgatcaaactgttttttcttaattttatgtgatgtggaaggcaaaggtaaatacagccctaaattttcacttttctatcttcgaccgttattttttaatagccatctaaagttttgcatcttatatataaaaatctattgctgtgcgttagtctcgctaaaactcgagaatgtgtggaccgatttggctaattttgatgttgaattatttgtggaagttcagggaaggtttatacggttttatattgtcattttagtagccaccaaaatttttacagctatatgtataaaatgctctttttacagtgtttgttgccatactcctccgaaacgacttaaccgatttttatgaaagttcgcaagtgtactcgaccggaccgggagtgggtcgttatctatatttcatacccgtgcgtcttaagggggcttgccacccttatatttatttctattttttcagacaaactcttttttttttaattgcatttgatgtggaacgtaaatatacatacaaccctaaattttcacttttctatcactaaccgttattttttaatggccatttaaatattttacatctatataaacaaaagaaagtcgtgacagttaccaacacataactcgagaaagactgaatagatttttatgaaattttccacgtgtatttgaccggatcgagaataggttgttatgtatttttcatatccgtacgtcgtaacgggggctgcccccctaaaatatttttttatttttttgatcaaactgttttttcttaattttatgtgatgtggaaggcaaaggtaaatacaaccctaaattttcacttttctatcttcgaccgttattttttaatagccatctaaagttttgcatcttatatataaacatctattgctgtgcgttagtctcgctaaaactcgagaatgtgtggaccgatttggctaattttgatgttgaattatttgtggaagttcagggaaggtttatacggttttatattgtcattttagtagccaccaaaatttttacagctatatgtataaaatgctctttttacagtgtttgttgccatactcctccgaaacgactttaccgatttttatgaatttgTGCAAGTATACTCGATCGGACCGGGAGTAGgttattatctatatttcatacccgtgcgtcttaaggggggaTGCCCCCctgatatttatttctattttttcggaaaatctctttttttttaaattttatattatgtggaacgtaaagatacatacaaccctaaaatttcacttttctatcactaactgttattttttaatggccatttaaatattttacacctatataaacaaaagaaagtcgtgacagttaccaacacgtaactcgagaacgactgaatagatttttatgaaattttccacgtatattcgaccggaccgagaataggttgttgtgTATTTTTCATATTCGTACGTCTTAACGGGGGCTGTccccctaatatatttttttatttttttggtcaaactgttttctcttaattttgtgtgatgtggaaggcaaaggtaaatacaaccctaaattttcacttttctatcttcggccgttattttttaatagccatctaaaattttgcatcttatatataaaaatcaattgctgtgcgttagtctcgctaaaactcgagaatggctggaccgatttggctaattttgatgaaccttactaaattttttttctagCTCAATCGGTGTCCAAAACACAATATCTTAAGCCTtagaaatattctgaggacagaagaagaacgagcaacaaatttcatcgaagaAAAGTGCAACTGTTTAACGTTTGGACTTAatttgggcaaaatatgaatttcttaatttttcgaaactttcaaaaaatatctctaccgaacttttctgacgaacggcaagcacaagaaaagttctgagcacacgaaaagaacaagcagcaaattataaaattttatttaattttaattaattttgtttcattttattaaagtttaattatttttattagattctattattttttttttaattttattattattttaaatttatttattatttttatttaagtttattcagttgtatttatttttattaacttttattcaattttatgaaattttgtttcattttatttaatgatatttaattttaattttattttatttttcaacacctatatagttggacaaccccgaacccaattataaatacagggttgttttgaatgtaaataaaataaagctgttatattctttataagaaaaacaaatttaagattgcaaCTATTGCACTGCAAACTTTTTCTAACTAAATTTTATTACTTCAAACATTATgtgtaattcattaaaaataataataaaaactcattcacatcgagcattttttgtttattaattacgaattccttttgtttattttaagtttattgtttacaaaagtttgttcttatctattgaggcagtacgaagtctgccgggtcagctagtttgGAATAATTGTGCAGGTAATATATAAATTAGTATTCACTTTTATAGTTTTGAGTTTATAATTTTGTAGGTAATTTGAACACATTTACTTTCACGGAAGATTCAGGATTCTCCCAAAGTTTTTTTGCACAAAGGGAAGGAGATCATCCaattcatttttataaattatttattgacaacGATATCTTATCACTTATTGCCGAGGAAACCAACAGATATGCTGAACAGAAAATAGTATCAGGAATTACAAATGAAACATTAACAAAAACAGCATTATTGGGACAATGGAGAAACACAAATCAATCcgaaatttttgttttcttaGGTCTTCTAATATGGATGGGTTTGGATCGTAAACCCACTTTGAAAGATTATTTTAGCACCAATATGCTGTACAAAAATGAAATTGGAAAATTTGTTCACATGTCCAGGATAAGGTTTGAGCTTCTTTTGTCCAATTTGCACTTCTCAAACAACGAAATTGCCTCAGATGATAGGCTCAAAAAATTCCTTCCCTTGCAAAATTTGTTAATCAAGAAGTTCCAATCAGCATATACTCCTGACAAGAATGTGTGTATAGATGAGACGATGATTCCTTTTCGAGGACGACTGAGCTTTCGCCAATATATACCGGGGAAGCGTCACAAATACGGTGTGAAATTATTTAAACTATGTGGAGTGAAAGGTTACAcatacaattttaaaatttatacaggaAAAGAGCAAACACCTAATGAAAAGCCAATTGGTACAAAAGTGGTGCTACAGCTTATGGAACCACTTTTACATTCAGGTCGCGTTTTGTGCACAGATAATTATTACACTAGCGTGAATTTAGCACACGAACTTCTGTACAAAGACACATTTAATAGGCACACTGAGAAAACACAGGAAGCATAATCCAAAAGTAGTAAGTGAGGCTAAATTaaaaaggggtgaattagtcatGAGACAGAGTAACAGTAAAATCATAATTGGAAAATGGAAAGACAAAAGAGATGTCATGTTTCTCACTACGGAGTCTGTGCCTGAAATAGTGGACGTGCCAACAAAAAGGGGTGTCGTGAGAAAGCCTTCCACAATCGTGCAGTATAATAATGTGAAATCATTTATAGACGTCTCTGATCAAAAAGCATCATATTCATCAGCAGTGCGTAGGGGTATTAAGTGGTATAGGAAAGTTTCAATTGAACTTTTGGTTAACACATCTATTATAAATGCACATACTGCATACGAGGCTATAACAAACAAAAAGATAAGTATCACTAAATTTAGAGAAGAAATCGCCTCAGAAATTTTTCGTAATCAAAATATTCAGATGAAAAATTTGGATGATCGTCGTGTTAACCAAGAAAGAAATCACAAACTTTCCGAAGTGGAACAGAGAGGTCGTTGTACAAGATGTTATAAAAATAATAGTGCTAGAAATGGACGTAACTTTGCTATAAAAGAAACAAAAGGTGTTAAAACATCTTGTCTAGCATGCAGTGATAAGTTTTTGTGTACCAACTGCTTTTTTGACACTCATTACTGTCAAGCAAAAAAATGAACATTGTGTCCAAAAATGGTACACATAGTTTCTAAGAAGATAATTACGCATTTATTTCTGCCACAAACTGTGTGTACCATTTTTTGACACGGCCCTTAcacatgatttttttttcaaaaaaatacctaaatgttGATATTTACATGTTTTTAGTATTAAATATTgtgaattttaccaaaatatagtTTCAGTTTCTGacaaaaaacttcaaatttaTAGCCAGTAGCCAAAGTGTTAAGCTTGAGGAACTCTTTTCGAGTAGTTAAATTAAGAACTAGTTTAGATATATTAAATTCTCTTACAGAAGAGCTTATAACATTAACAAAGGAAGCCAATAAATCTAAATTGaacttaaatatttttaataaatattttagtttacaattaaataatttggtacaTCTATTTACAAATCAGTTGTAAGGAGATCAGTTCTTTCTACTATAACATGTAATTCAGTCTCTCTATACGTCCTACCATCTGGAACTATAAGACTTAGATTTCCTTTCTTTTCACTCTTTTTGTCTCCATATTTGCGTACTCTATACACAAATTTATAATACAATACTAAGCCTGAAATTAAGGCTATCACTAATGTTCCAACAACACaaactataattattataatgtaaTAATTGCTAGCTACTGAGCACATGTGAGCTTTAAAATACTTAACTgtcataaattcattattagacCTGCACTGTAAGTCTTCGTAATATGAACTGTCTTTAATTTTTTGATCGGTATCTGAACAATCACAGTCTCCCaggtaaatatttttgaattgtaCATTGGGCTCTGACACACTCAGTGCTCCACTGCTGAGTTTGCCTAATCTGTTAGAATCAAAAGCGAATAAGGATTCACCTAACAGCATATCTTTTCTAAAAGTTATTCCTCTGAGAGCACCATCATCCATATGTGTAAAGTTGTTGTTTCGGAAAATAACTCTGCCTCTTGATATAACTTTGAATGCTTCTCCATTTAAATCTTTGACGTTAGTATTTGTCACTTGAAACACTAAAGGGTTGTATACAGTAAATCCTCCCGGATAAACTGTATCAAAGGTACAATTTTCTATGGTAAAATTTTGGTATACGGTGATATTGGAAAACGCTCTACTTGGTACTAGATCAGCATGAACATTGATTAGCTCTACGTATTCCGTCGAAAACTTTTTAAAACCTTGTACACCTACGTTCCTCAAAACTGAATCCCTTATTGATATTTTTTCAGTCTGTAGTAAGTTAACGAACGCCAAGGGATCTAAACGTTCAACATTCACATCTTCAAAAGTTATTTCACTAATTCTACCTGCGAAAGCATGACTTTGAATTTGGGATATGTTACTCTTATAAACGTTAACTTTTAGAGAAGGGACAGTGATGTCGAACCGTTCTTCTTCTATTTGTCCGCTGTTTTCTTTGTATCCATACCAGTTAATACTGTCTGTATCCAGTTGAATGTTACCAATTTTACTTAAAGATAATGCCCTTAAGTTTCGCATGTCTGCTACAGCATTTGCTTCCATTTTAACTGACTTACATCCATTGATTAAGATTTCTGAAGTCGAAAAGGAGTTAATGGAGTCTGCTTTGATTGTCATCTGAAAAAGAAATTAGTATTGATTAATACATTTATATACAGTGTGAATGTTTggatatgaaaaataaaaaaagaatgtgtgtgtgtactttgtacgcacgtaaggagttatacttctattataatataatctataTTAAATCAATATACCTagattaaatatataataaatcaatatacctatctactttaaacagtttttttgtattgtattaaactaattttagaaagaacaaaaagagtaccaaaaattaaaataaaaaaaaggatcTGACTTTGTCAGGATttgaacaggggacctctcgatcactagccgaatgctctaccgatctgCTACCACGGTTTTTGTATTAAGtggatcatttctcggacataattacaatctcGGTGACAGAtactttaaatgaaaataaacattttcaataatacttattaggaggaagacaaatccacagacataaaaattataataaatatatttactaaaagcactaataatatattcttttcacgcacaccttatttgcgctacataacttaaaagatgtagcgaatATTTAATACCATACTGTCCGTGTGCGCATGCGGcggggaatgtaaaaattcaccctcgtgcctaaagaagtataacttcaaaaaacaaaaatatctcgACGGCCCGACGTCACCTCACGAAATGGATCGGtcaaatagtttttgagttacaatgtcttgAAAAGAGCAGTTTTGataaaaacgcgtttaaagtattgtcaacttttattttccatttcatttttgtctgt
Proteins encoded in this window:
- the LOC126889925 gene encoding uncharacterized protein LOC126889925 encodes the protein MRIFRNLKFLAISFIALYQIVESQDIADDRKYGCTWHGGSMAKLSCNCENGAEMTIKADSINSFSTSEILINGCKSVKMEANAVADMRNLRALSLSKIGNIQLDTDSINWYGYKENSGQIEEERFDITVPSLKVNVYKSNISQIQSHAFAGRISEITFEDVNVERLDPLAFVNLLQTEKISIRDSVLRNVGVQGFKKFSTEYVELINVHADLVPSRAFSNITVYQNFTIENCTFDTVYPGGFTVYNPLVFQVTNTNVKDLNGEAFKVISRGRVIFRNNNFTHMDDGALRGITFRKDMLLGESLFAFDSNRLGKLSSGALSVSEPNVQFKNIYLGDCDCSDTDQKIKDSSYYEDLQCRSNNEFMTVKYFKAHMCSVASNYYIIIIIVCVVGTLVIALISGLVLYYKFVYRVRKYGDKKSEKKGNLSLIVPDGRTYRETELHVIVERTDLLTTDL